GCTCAAGACTTCTAGAAatcaattttatgtttttaagcataaattccatgtttttttattgatttattttacctTGAAGGTACATTCAACaagttgtttatttaaaaactaaaattttgaagCATTATCAAATACCCATTTCAATATTAAGCTCAGTCATgcattttctgtttatttttttgttttattataaatattttataccaAAGTAAATGTACTCCTGAGAAGAAAACCCTTTCCTCTAATAGCCACTGGTCGTTTAAAAATTCTATAGCAATATCTCCCTTTACAAGAGTGCCTATAGTGCCTGCCCTAGGATAATTAATATAAAAGATTTCCTTTTAATTGAACTCTGCAACCCTTACAAATTGTTACTACAGCAAAAGTTttcattaatttcttttttttttcttttgtttcaaaattcaaattaatttttcacaacagcaaattaaaaagaattttcttttagctacattaaaaacaaaaaaaaaaaaaaacaaataaccacTTGATCGGTACCTTGTGTTATTATGAATGTTGTATAtagtaatgaaaataaaaaacaatctcaaatcCGGGAAGTTATAAATTAAGTTTTCAACCTTGTTGTATGAACTTGCTTTATCTCAAATCTTAACTGAATTGtaaggggtcaaaggtcacaacattttttattttaaaaacgttaGGTTTAAGACataaattatgttttacaaaaaattgtcttaCAAAGTTTTCTTGTATTATTGGAAACAAGACTATGAAGCTTTCTTTTTtatcgacttccaaaaaggaggaggtattcaattcgtctgtactcttttatgtttgttacctcataactttggaccgagtgaaccaattttgataattctttttgtattggaaagctggtgcctgcagtctggctatagaaactatgagaaaaaccataaacccATAGAAATTTTCTGAGTTTCCTACAGACGACGATTCCGGAATTATCACTATCAATGTTTTATTGACTAGTGCATCGTGCACTTGTGGAATTTTGATTCAACTGGAGTATGGAAAATTAACTATGGACAATTCGTTTTAGCTGAAACGGcagaactttttttcattaccaATATCTAAGTCTAAGAAACGTAAAATGAGTTgattcaaagaaaataaaaataaaaaaagctgtCCTGCTATCCTTCAAGTTTTACTCAGTAAAGAACATTATGTTGTTGGAGATTATTATTAATGAGAAGAAATTCTAGAACTTCTTGGGGGAGGAAGTTGAGCCATTATGTCAAGGAACTTTTTCTTAGATAATATTGCTTttcttttgttacttttttctttctttttccaaATAATACTTCCTGACATGTTGAAGTGAAGGACTTTCACTTTTACTGGACATTGTAATCCATTAACTGGAGGTtaagagattttcaattttcaagatAAGTTGTGTAAAGTAGAAATGAAAAAGATTGTGTTAggcttttttaaacaaactttcTCAAAACCATGGCTCTAACGAATAGAAAAGTCATCCCATTGACCTTGCAGGACAATTTGTTAATATCTAGGAATAAGGAGCTTATCACTTTCGATTATCCTTAAAATCTAACTactaatttatgtatttaacGATGAATTTTCCTTTACAGTCGCTACAGTCATCGACCTCATTCCCGTGGTGGACCACGCAGTGTTTATTCCGTCGCAAGTACAGCGAAAACTGGCCGCAGTGGGCGATCACAGAAACACAGAGGTGCCAAAATCGAAGCAATGTCAGCCCCAAATCCATTCTGTCCGAATGTCAGTGGCGTATGCTGTCTCATGCTTCTGCTTAATTTAGGTCTTATTCTAGTGACACTTGGTTTTGTAATTGTCATTCAGTTCTTTGAGCCTTTATTTGTTTGGTAAGATTCATAACTCACTTtctaatcactttttaaaatgtttttttttttacaattttagggTTTTAGGAAtaattttcctaatttttgGATTCCTTACTCTAATCGGAAGCATGGTATACTGTGTATACGTTTGTCGGGATGCCAAAACACCATCTCAAGTTCGAAACGAAGATCTCTATTGGACGCATCATTGGCAAAAGAACATTGGTTATACTCCTCAGGAAATCAATTACAAAGCAGACAAATACGATGGTTATTCAGATCGTTATTCTGTTAGTAAAATGAGTGGAAAATATTCAGATAGGGAGAGTAATCGTTActagaaaaaaatgtgaatctGGATCCACTCTTAATCTAATCCAAAATGCCATAGCCTCGAACATGGTTGTTTGTAATTGAAATCAGTTAAAACATACGTACACATTGAATTCTGGATACCTATACCCTCATGAGTGAATCATTAAACAcagtataataaaaaataaatctacaaATAGAAAGCCCTTTTCCAAAGGGTTTAAGTCAGTTTcaataatacaaataaataaaataaatcgatttattttactaagttttaatttaaagttaaataaaattaaaataatataaaggacACTCCTGCTAACAATGTTTGTTTCAAATAATTGATATGTATTTTTGTGTATAACAATTTTATGTAAATTctatttaataagaaataaaaaaaaaaaataaagaaaatttttgatatttaaaattaagGTAACTAACTATTTTttgtaatactttttatatatgtatgtaaattaaCACAATGGTTTCTTTAatgttaatgattttttttttgtttgtaaagtttttattgaaaataaaaacaacaaaattttgatatttgttatacgtttgtaaataataaaatttaaacaaatatattaattaattaataccaCGAAGAGAGTTTTATTTTATGCAGGATCAATTAAAGACAATTGCAATGTTTTTGATtggacatttttaattaaaaattaattttcaaattttgaacgTAAGGAAGTTATTTTGTTAATTGGAATTGTATCCATACTTTTTTGCATAACTTGTTTATTAAGGCCACCAGTTTTTAGAACCCCATTTTACACAAATCCGGAAACCATGCAAACAGCCCGGTTAGACCGTGTTGCTGTGAATAAATTCTTATGGGTGATTTCGCATGAACAAATGCTAACGACCGAATCCcctgaggtgcgttctttttctaacaatagtcaacgatcgttgttatgccaaaaattattgttgaagtgccattgttagaaatcgttggattttttacaaatcatttaggaacgatttattgttagagattgttagactgtcaaaccaccaactaaatttcttttgagaatacttttatttccattattataacaaaaaaaaattgttttttattcaaaataaattatctttcataaaaaaattacaaaactctctttttattttaattttttccgcttatttccaaaagaaaaaaaacctttgagtttgttttgtaaacaaaacatacactttgacacatcaacaatctcatgaatgttcaactcatatcatggaggtgagttggaaatagtaacgatttgtaactatttgacacttaaaaacgagtttaggaacgatgttcatctgtcaaatagttacaaatcgtaactattttgtagtttaggaacgacaaaagttaacgatagttaacaatagttaactattgttagaaaaaaaaagcaaagatgaCTTTGCATGGCTGTGTTAAgggaatccgttgcgtccgttgcgtcaatcaatccgttgaagttgacggATGGGACGGaaagaggtgcgttctttttctaacaatagttaactattgttaactatcgttaacttttgtcgttcctaaactacaaaatagttacgatttgtaactatttgacagatgaacatcgttcctaaactcgttttgaagtgtcaaatagttacaaatcgtaactatttccaactcacctccatgatatgagttgaacactcatgagattgttgatgtgtcaaagtggatgttttgtttacaaaaccaacttaaggattttttttcttttggaaataagcggaataaaatgaaaataaaaacagagttttgcaattttatgatgcaagagaatttattttgactaaaaaaacattatttttgttataattacctatgcaaataatattttcaaaacaatttttttttgtgtttgacagtttaacaatatctaacaataggggggttcacattgaccaacttaccggacagacccgttgtcatttggcctgatggccgaattatatttttcgttcacattcatcagacaattttcatcaaaacccacttttcagcttatttttaatatatctttaccctattctgctctcaaattagagacaatggattatcactgtctgccggacagacatgtcgtttaattgactaacatgttcgtccgaccaccaaaaaatcaaaattttttgaaaaccatccggcaaaccggacaggctgtcggatgggtgttcacactatcaaaacagcatcagatcagaccaaatggcggctggtctgtccggtaagttagtcaatgtgaacccccctaataaatcgttcctaaatgatttgtaaaaaaacccaacaatttctaacaatgacacatcaacaatattttttgacataacaacgatagttgactattgttagaaaaagaacgcacctaaGGGGttacccatagaatacgtcgtatgacggattgctttttgacagttcacttcaaatttctaggtttattcgattttttttcgctgaatgtgcatcactaaggaagttctgatgcaagaaaattttaactattattgttgttcttttttttaataaaataaaatgcgcgactagatttcatgtaggtacttgctcttcagttaaaaacagtttttaataacagattatcagtTTTAGGTATGATTTTGGCATTGTAAAATTTAACTTTACAACAGAATTTagatatttaattgatatatatTATTGTATATATCataaaatgttacttttatttcaatttcttcacaaataaacaattaaagttcacaattcataaaatcggagaagaaaagaacacagttcttagttctgaaattccccggcgtgcactcagaaacagaaaatcgaactggtctgttgacaaccaatgtcaaaaggatacgacggatgaaaaagtagaaagttgggctacttccgtccgatccgtcgcttatgggtcgcttcccataagaacgtgtgtattttatcgagctgtcagttgaaaacttcgacggaacagACGCAACGGATTCCATGGGTTGGGCTCTTGACACTCAGAAACACATCCTTCTTATGTTTCGCCTTAATTTTAAGGATCCccgaaaacaaacaaaaatggcTCTCCCTGCATACTGGAGTTTATAGTGGAACTGAAGAACAACTACCATTCCATTGGGTTTTAATGAGGCCAACAACTATGCAACAAAGTGCATTGACTATCTTGGCTTAGCTATTAGCTTTAACTATAAtgtttgaaacaatttttttcaatagaaaatagTAATTATTgactaaaaatgcatttatttatttttctcataaaatttcATGTTTCGTACCAGCTGatttatattcaaataaaaatgcacgactgaggtgcgttctttttctaacaatatgtcaaaaaatattgttgatgtgtcattgttagaaattgttgggttttttacaaatcatttaggaaccaTTTATTGTTAGAAATTGTTGAACTgtcaaaccataaaaaaaattgttttcagaatactttttttttgcataattgtaacaaaaaatcatgtttttttaatcaaaataaattttatcgcatcataaaattacaaaaatctcttattattttcatttttcccgcttatgtcaaaagaaaaaaaaatcttggagttcgttttgtaaacaaaacatccactttgacacatcaacaatctcatgaatgttcaactcatatcatggaggtgagttgcaaatagttacgatttgtaactatttgacacttcaaaacgagtttatctgtcaaatagttacaaatcgtaactattttgtagtttaggaacgacaaaagttaacgatagttaacaatagttaactattgttagaaaaagaacgcatctctgagtcgcacgaacttgctcttggcaCTCAAATTTATATATAAGTTTGGTAGATATATGTATGTTATATATGTatgttcatgaaaaaaaaaaacaaatttaaaaaaacataaaattcgtttttcgaaaagttttcaaagtcgtgttttttggaaaactaattttttataactaatgttttgaaaaaaaaaaacctaaagttggtatgccattttaaagcaACTTCTAATCGACatctaaaactaatttttaaaaaaaattcaatgtcatgttttcgaaaatttgaatacaaaaaaatttggatacagGGCCCAGAAAGGGCTAGCTACTCCActgccagggggcgtggtaaacgcccattttcgctgaattttcatcaaatattatagagcacctTCTGATCGAATCTTATATAGCTTGGTAATATCTTatgcaaaataaacattttaaaaatagacatTCTCTAATCAGTGGCTGTCGTCCTCACTCTTAGATATTCGAACACaactaccttaaaaaaaaataagaaatatgtaaagcttgagatttttttaaagaaagaccCTAGaattaatattgattttaaatttaacatcaataccttgcaaaaagttgtgaaatcacaacaaaaatatgctggcacaaaaagtttggcaatttttcaaatacccTTAAGAATCgataaaattaaaagcaaaattatcaagtaaacaattaaaatttaattgatacaaatttaaaaacaaactttaaaatttagtaCACTTtaacatttcagtacttttttgccagcataattttaacataggaGAATTTGGATCTTTTTTAACATATGTGTTTTTGCTGTGATTTATATTAAGGcaatatataaatgctttttcttacaaaaattcgttaaaattgTCAGTCAgttagaaatttaaattttggttgCAAATcctaaaatgcaattttattgcatCCCTTGGTCAGTATATCGAATTATGTGCTTCCGGTTTAAAAAGCACCCAAAGCCTTCccatcataatttatttaatacacAAACCATATGTCAAAGTTCCGCAAAAATAAAGCTCTATCTTCACTGCACTTTCCTCAATGCCATCCCTGAGTGTTCCACCTGTCAAAAAACTAGTTCTTTCAAAATGTGAAAAGAGATGCCAATAAAccttttctttgttaaaaagtACTTTCTATTCTATAGTATTAAATGAATATGCAActttatacaaaaattctttgcaaaatttacaaaataacatataattattcaatgtttTCATTAATAAACCATGACCTTTGTATATTCAAAGTCAAATGCTgtgttaaaataaagaaaaaacacatttcgATACTTAATACTGAGTAAGTCTATTACACAAATGGCAACTCTATCATTTCCAACAGTCACCACAAAATccctcaacaacaacaaaaaaaaaacatcacatttGTTCCTATTCCATTTCGATTTTTAGTAGTTTTTCAATCGTTTATCCGCATTCGTTCATCACGCATTCGATTCTcggaacaaaaattattaataataattttttgtgtttttgtttttgtgtctcACTCTCGAAGAATTTGTACAAACAGAATTCCAAGAACAAACAAAGATGTCATCCACACCTAGCACCAGCAGTACCCCAACCAATAATCCCACAACTCCAATTATTACCAGcgccaatcttgaatttgttcgCGAAGAAGACtttgttgaatattttatttttcctcctCCTCCTCCAGCAACAACTACAACCACGACACCAAACAAAGATAACAGCAACAATGAAGAAGAAACACACCTTGAAATTCTTCTCCAGAAAATCAAATCACAAGTGGACCAAATCTCACAAGACTATATTTGGCACAAGGATGAATTCAATCTTACCATTCGCACCGAAGCCCACGAAAGTCTGCGGGAGGAAGAAAACAACGAGAAAcaaggtatataatttttttctgtcatttatatttttatgccTATTTATAGTTTTGTTGTTATGTcgttttgatacaaaaaaaaaacctattctaGTTGCCTTGCCGCCCCACTTACATGGTATTAGCCATTATGGCGATAATATTCAAGATGAATGGTTCATCGTGCATCTTCTGTACGAGATTACACGTGAGCATGCCGGAGTTGTGGCTCGCGTTGTCGATGCTGATGGGGAATTTCTTGTTATTGAAGCTGCCGATTACCTGCCAAAGTGGGCCAATCCTGATACATGTGAACAAAGGGTAAGTTAGAGGGTTAGCCGACCTGTCCACTGTTGTATGGCTTTGTGTGTTGTTTGCCTTTGTTTTGATTGGTGCAGGGTCGGAATGAGGCAAAGGGGCCCAAGTGGCCGCGCCGCTGCTTCCTCCacggaacttaaaaaaaagtaacttacaATAGATACAATTTGAATAAGTAATAAATTACTTTCTTGGAAACTATATGAGttctttaaataaacaatagataaagaatattttcttatactcataTAAATCATCGGcgcaaagcaaaattgttctaagtacataggatttcttaagaacttagcacaattttgctttacgccgacgaaatGTTGTTTATTTAACAAACGTTTTCGAGAATTTTTCTCATCTTCaatagatttaatttttgttttggctcGGATAAGGAAAGTATACTTTTATCAAGATTTTTGGTGCTtctaaatcgattttttgcatCAAGTGCTTCTAAGCCCCgggctttgtatataaaatctatcatgaaaaaaaaacagcgccaccaaaaTAGTAAGCTAacgaacgaactaaaaaatatgtcaaatttcaaacagaaaagtATATCTAATCTCCTTACTCCCGTTATTgaattcgatctaagcgccctcgcgaccactcaggtagcgaacaaactaaaaaaatttcacttcatgatactactatagattttatatacaaaggccCCGGGGGCTTCTAAACCCCGCCCCGGGGCAAGATTTTAGTTGAGGGCCTTTgttgtctttatttttctttctaaaaaaatgtatggaatttattgatttttaatttttcaattttgaaaattcttcacaattagttgaaaattgtattaaaaagcGGAATAACTTTCtgtataatgattttcaaatttttttgaacttgCAACTTCAAATAGGCAATAGCCTACATAGTAATAGACCCGAATTTAGCGATAActctattttaacaaaaatgaaaatatgcatTTAACTTCCAACCGTTTTTAACGTGAACCGTTTCTTATCCAATTCCAAGTTTAGAAGTTAGATGTATGTTGCATTCATTCAGAaattcagagtttttttttttgaaactgacaACATTCTTTCCTTATGAAAACATGTTGCAGATTTCTTCCCTAAATACAATCTAGCGTGAAGCCCTGGCATATGTACGTGGGAGCCCCGGGGCACTACTCCGGTACAAAGGTATGCAAAATTGTACACCCCTGGGGCCCCAAACCTTTTCACttcttatttaattataaatataagtaAGGGAATGCATTTGTTAAACGGGCcccttttatttgtttgaaatttgtatttgtacttGTTTTTTACATgatctttatgtatttttattttgtaactattgGATAGCTGAGGGCCCGGGTGGCAATCGCCCAGTCAGTTATATGGCCAGTCCGACCCTGGCAATGGTGAATGTGCAACATGCGGAAGTTGATTAGGGTTGGGTTTCTATTGTTGTCTGATTTTGTTTCACTTTTCGTTCACATTCGCAGGTATATATAGCAGAAGGTCACTTGCTTCTGGTTCAGAATTCTCCATCGAATTCGGCCAATGTTCTGCCAGTTTCTGGAGCGCTGTCGAAAATCTCACAAAATCCAACTCTCTATCGGGTTTCTGGTGAAATTCAACAATGTATTGATGAACGTTTGAAGGAATTCACCGAGGAGAATCGTCTTGAAACTATTCACACACAAATCGCTCACCTTCCAATTGGTGTGGCTTCAATTTTAGCCCAGAGGCCTTCATTGATTGCACCCGCATGCAGGGCTTTCTGTGAACGTGATCCAATCGATATGAAAGCTTGTCGGGCCATGAGATTCTTTCCACCGGAAGACAGAGTTAGGACGGCTGTCAAGTTCACACGATGCCTCTATGCAATGTTGATGCACAGTTCGTATGTGCCAGATCGAAGGACAGGTTGGAATCTAGCAGCTGCTACTAGCCCAGAGGAGTATAAGGAGGACCTGTTAGGTGTGAAAATTGCATGTGGTTTTGAGATTTTAGCCTCGCAGGCTAAAGAAAATGGTAGTCTTGAAAATGATTCAGCTTGGCGGGCATATCTGAAAAGTCTCATCGCCAAAGGCTATTTCAAGGATAATCTTGAAGGATCAGCAAAGTATAATCAGCTTTTGGAGGATGCCAAATTGTATTTCACATCAAATCGCTTGAGATTCCGCATCAGACCAGTGGTGGGTAAGGAAATCGTCCAAATGCTTCACTCTTTGGATCCTGTTAGTGCAGAGAAACTTAGAGAAGATGAGAATAGTCTTCCACGGAGTGATAGTGACACATGGTTAGACATATCTTCTGAGGAGCTTGATACAATGCTTACAAAGAAGTATGGTACAAAGAAGCTATTTACACCTGCCGGTGATATGAATGCCAAGGAATTTACCTCCAACATTACGGATTTCTTGGATAGAAAATCAGAATTTGATGGAATTGATGATGATGCTCCAACTGTTGTGTCTCCGAGGAAATCGAACATCCGGAAGAATGCTTCAATGAGAAAGGCTGTCAAGGAGCATCCAATTACTGCCCCATCCCCAGACCAATCGGTTAGTTTCGATCCAGATGCTTTTTCAACACATGTTAAGAATTTCCTCGATTTTGTGATTCCTGAGGATAATTGGGAATCAAATTCAGAAATGAGTGACTATGAAGATGAGGAGGATTTGGAAAGGAATATCGAAGAAATGACAAATTCTGAAATGCATATTGAATCTGATATCAAGGCGTACATGAATCAGATGGATAAGGAGTTGTCCAAGACGACAATTGGCAAGTCCTTTGAGAAGAGCAATGAAAAACGTCCAAAATCGACTGGAGAGGATGACTTTGATGATATTGAGTCATTCAAACCAATCGACATCAATGTGAATACTTTGAAGAACATGATGGACAGTTACAAGTCGCAAGTGGGTGGATCTGGACCAGCATCGAATCTATTGAATGCTATGGGTGTTGGAATGGGGAATTCGGTTAAATCGTCATCCAAGGATGCAGAACTGACTGAGTCTACTGTGTAATCACAGAAATACAGCTCATATctctaaaataaattaagtacTTACATTTTGAAAAAGGTTTCCCCTCAGGCATTTTTAGGACGAATTTCCTAGCTCGGCACATACATTACACGAAAATAATcgaaacacaaaacaaaaaaatagctttaaaaacattttcttttcatCTTTTTACTTTTATTCTTTGTCCATTCTTGTTGCTTTGGATTGAccaaaacattttaattaataaaaaaagtattcttttttcttctctcatttttgagcaaataaaaaacaatcaatataaaaaataaattatatcaaaatcTTATCTATTTCTGTTCCAATTATTGTCCCGTCTTTGGTAATGATCTCGGTTGTGGTTTCGGTGGTCACCGCCGCCGCCGCCACCACTGCGATGATCATTATAAGGACGATGGCGATTGTTGTTCCAGCGGCGATTCCCACCACCACCACCTCTTCCATTATTGTGCTGATTTCGATTGAATGGGCGATTGTCACCCCAGTTGGCCACAACTGGTGGATCCGGCAAAGGTTGTGAACAGTATTTGACGAATTCTTCATCTTCATCGGTGAAACGGAAGGCAAATTCTTCTTCACACTCGTCCAGGAATTCGATGTCTTTATCGGTAAGACGATTTATTTTACGATTTGGATCGACCATGGttctaaataaattaaattttcgtaaATTTGCTAGGAAAAGagaaaattttaacaaacttgtttttataattgatgGCTAGCTGTCAAAAATGTGTGCTAGATCACAATAgttgataatttattttaaattacgtTTAAGCCCATGTTACATTACAGGTGAATAAAGTCTATTCACAATAATAGAGTTATTTACTTATAGAGGATCTTTGATTGGAGCGGTAATGAGAAAATTTCACGAATTAAAATCTAGTACCTGGCTCATGCTAAATTGTAGTTCCGATAGAAAATTAATTCCaccttaaagcctagtacgcagctgaagcgaaaaaTTTATATGTCTCCAAATTCAataacgaaaatgctaacgtaaaaatatcgagtattctgtaaaagccaaaataaataaaatgcacgactgggtcgcacgaacttttgctcttagagttaaagttgcttaaatttttaagacttttattatagaaatttggaaaatgttgaCGGTgcaggtacaaaaaaaaaataaaataaaatctgaaatcaaattgaacctcaaaacaagtatgcagttttgattgatatataaagatgcatttttggaaaaaaaatttcaaaatccttagagccgttttttaaaaaaaactaattttttataaatatgtatttttctggaaaaaagttttaa
This DNA window, taken from Episyrphus balteatus chromosome 2, idEpiBalt1.1, whole genome shotgun sequence, encodes the following:
- the LOC129912613 gene encoding uncharacterized protein LOC129912613 — translated: MHERRVKKLKSGHYVATHGRQTPDPPYVHSHSNRGYSTDGEESHRAPSERTMSEYTMANERTSPGHYNSARKTRMNGVHTTDSGIGVVMGGGGSSASNGGPRSLGPSVINGPPTRIPPRAPSALSYDHGGDAGSDIYVTSAAYKAPSEISRYSHRPHSRGGPRSVYSVASTAKTGRSGRSQKHRGAKIEAMSAPNPFCPNVSGVCCLMLLLNLGLILVTLGFVIVIQFFEPLFVWVLGIIFLIFGFLTLIGSMVYCVYVCRDAKTPSQVRNEDLYWTHHWQKNIGYTPQEINYKADKYDGYSDRYSVSKMSGKYSDRESNRY
- the LOC129910258 gene encoding protein ecdysoneless; translated protein: MSSTPSTSSTPTNNPTTPIITSANLEFVREEDFVEYFIFPPPPPATTTTTTPNKDNSNNEEETHLEILLQKIKSQVDQISQDYIWHKDEFNLTIRTEAHESLREEENNEKQVALPPHLHGISHYGDNIQDEWFIVHLLYEITREHAGVVARVVDADGEFLVIEAADYLPKWANPDTCEQRVYIAEGHLLLVQNSPSNSANVLPVSGALSKISQNPTLYRVSGEIQQCIDERLKEFTEENRLETIHTQIAHLPIGVASILAQRPSLIAPACRAFCERDPIDMKACRAMRFFPPEDRVRTAVKFTRCLYAMLMHSSYVPDRRTGWNLAAATSPEEYKEDLLGVKIACGFEILASQAKENGSLENDSAWRAYLKSLIAKGYFKDNLEGSAKYNQLLEDAKLYFTSNRLRFRIRPVVGKEIVQMLHSLDPVSAEKLREDENSLPRSDSDTWLDISSEELDTMLTKKYGTKKLFTPAGDMNAKEFTSNITDFLDRKSEFDGIDDDAPTVVSPRKSNIRKNASMRKAVKEHPITAPSPDQSVSFDPDAFSTHVKNFLDFVIPEDNWESNSEMSDYEDEEDLERNIEEMTNSEMHIESDIKAYMNQMDKELSKTTIGKSFEKSNEKRPKSTGEDDFDDIESFKPIDINVNTLKNMMDSYKSQVGGSGPASNLLNAMGVGMGNSVKSSSKDAELTESTV
- the LOC129910259 gene encoding RNA guanine-N7 methyltransferase activating subunit, whose protein sequence is MVDPNRKINRLTDKDIEFLDECEEEFAFRFTDEDEEFVKYCSQPLPDPPVVANWGDNRPFNRNQHNNGRGGGGGNRRWNNNRHRPYNDHRSGGGGGGDHRNHNRDHYQRRDNNWNRNR